The Paracholeplasma brassicae genome contains a region encoding:
- a CDS encoding PaaI family thioesterase gives MIYKVTNKQYNADDCFVCGTQNDSGLHMHYYELNQSFLLGVTCGKNSHQSYPKRMHGGIITALLDETIGRAISIDEPMCWGVTTSIEVKFRRPVSLDETIYVLGYITKNRSRTFEGYGVILASDKKTVLAESNAKYLKQDIKDILGNDHLSGWQLIPDDKKEFELFYEFIRSE, from the coding sequence ATGATTTATAAAGTTACAAATAAACAATACAACGCAGACGACTGTTTCGTTTGTGGTACACAAAATGACTCAGGACTACACATGCACTATTATGAATTAAATCAATCATTTCTACTAGGTGTTACTTGTGGGAAAAATAGCCATCAAAGTTACCCTAAACGAATGCATGGTGGGATTATTACGGCACTTTTAGATGAAACCATTGGACGGGCGATTAGCATTGATGAGCCAATGTGCTGGGGTGTGACCACATCAATCGAAGTTAAATTTAGAAGACCCGTTTCACTAGATGAAACGATTTATGTTTTGGGCTACATCACTAAAAACAGAAGTCGCACGTTCGAAGGCTATGGCGTCATTCTTGCTAGCGATAAAAAGACGGTTTTGGCCGAATCTAATGCGAAATACCTGAAACAAGATATTAAAGATATATTAGGGAATGATCACTTGTCAGGTTGGCAATTGATACCGGATGACAAAAAGGAGTTTGAATTATTCTATGAGTTTATTAGAAGTGAATAA
- a CDS encoding ABC-F family ATP-binding cassette domain-containing protein, with protein sequence MSLLEVNNVSFRYDNNDLLVDANLRLFLGEHTVLVGPNGAGKTTFMNLLNGHLSPDKGEINWLNNVKVGYLDQYAKIDPKMTVKSYLLTVFLPLFEKELQMEKLYEQVAHAKNEAEMERFLNMASSIGDYLIEQDFYAIKSKLGNIIHGLGMQMEVLDQEIKTLSGGMRAKIILGKLLLDESDVLLLDEPTNFLDVKHIEWLSKFLVNYPKAFIVVSHDEHFLKEIATTVVAIENKSIERYKGNFEYYLKEREIRFEMSSKAYDSQQKFIKKQEDFIQKNIVRASTTKQAQSVRKKLEKLDVVEKPTKQKKLHFVFPFSTQTGRDVLKLNDLVIGYSNPLLKPISTVINKQQTIVITGKNGVGKSTLLKTILGRIKPISGSFEWIDTAKITYFSQEFELEEERTAFELIHYLLEGVDKKAVYTLLARYGISFEMANRKIKSLSGGQKTKVRLALMGQEKSNVLILDEPTNHLDQNAKDSLKEAILSYPGVVILVSHEKKFHSDLDAIEIELKG encoded by the coding sequence ATGAGTTTATTAGAAGTGAATAACGTTAGTTTTAGATACGATAATAATGATTTACTAGTAGACGCAAATTTGCGTCTATTTTTAGGCGAACATACGGTTTTAGTAGGTCCAAACGGGGCGGGGAAAACCACCTTCATGAATTTATTGAATGGGCATTTAAGCCCAGACAAAGGTGAAATTAATTGGCTGAATAACGTAAAGGTAGGTTATCTTGATCAATACGCGAAAATTGACCCTAAAATGACGGTTAAATCCTACCTTCTAACGGTATTTTTACCATTGTTTGAAAAAGAGCTCCAAATGGAAAAACTATACGAACAAGTGGCTCATGCCAAAAACGAGGCTGAAATGGAAAGATTTCTGAATATGGCATCTTCCATCGGTGATTATTTAATCGAACAAGACTTCTATGCGATCAAATCGAAATTAGGGAACATTATCCACGGTTTAGGTATGCAAATGGAGGTACTTGACCAAGAAATTAAAACACTCTCAGGTGGGATGCGAGCGAAAATCATCTTAGGTAAACTCTTATTAGATGAGAGTGATGTATTATTGCTTGATGAGCCAACCAACTTTCTTGACGTCAAACACATTGAATGGCTATCTAAGTTTTTGGTCAACTACCCAAAAGCGTTCATCGTCGTGTCACATGATGAACATTTCTTAAAGGAGATTGCAACTACGGTTGTTGCGATTGAGAACAAATCGATTGAACGATACAAAGGAAACTTTGAGTATTATTTAAAAGAGCGTGAAATACGTTTTGAGATGTCGTCAAAAGCGTATGATTCGCAACAGAAGTTTATCAAAAAGCAAGAAGATTTTATTCAAAAAAATATTGTGAGAGCTTCAACAACTAAGCAAGCTCAAAGCGTTAGAAAAAAATTAGAGAAATTAGATGTGGTCGAAAAACCAACGAAACAAAAGAAATTACACTTTGTTTTTCCGTTTTCAACTCAAACGGGTAGAGATGTTTTAAAGTTAAATGATTTAGTCATTGGGTATTCAAATCCACTTTTAAAGCCAATTTCTACGGTGATTAATAAGCAACAAACAATTGTAATTACTGGGAAAAATGGTGTAGGTAAATCTACGTTGTTAAAAACGATTTTAGGACGTATTAAACCGATATCGGGCAGTTTTGAATGGATTGATACAGCCAAAATAACCTATTTCTCTCAAGAGTTTGAATTAGAAGAAGAGCGTACCGCTTTTGAACTAATCCATTATTTATTAGAAGGGGTAGACAAAAAGGCGGTCTACACACTGCTTGCTCGCTATGGAATTAGCTTTGAGATGGCTAACCGTAAGATAAAGAGTCTCTCAGGTGGTCAAAAGACCAAGGTTCGATTGGCGCTGATGGGGCAGGAAAAATCCAATGTATTAATCCTAGATGAACCAACCAATCACTTGGATCAAAATGCTAAGGATTCTTTAAAAGAAGCGATACTTAGCTATCCTGGTGTGGTTATTCTAGTATCACATGAAAAGAAATTTCATTCGGATTTAGATGCGATTGAAATAGAACTGAAGGGCTAA
- a CDS encoding MATE family efflux transporter — translation MKKLIGSRLFYKEVIAIIIPIMIQQGITTFVGLLDNIMVGRLNVDAIAGVSIANQIIFIVTIALVGGLAGPGIFIAQYYGAKDEEALKQAFRAKMILAVIITVVSMVVLFLFGETFVRAFAKNDDQSLGVYNETVIRYGLDYLRVITLGLPFLAGVQLYASTFREVAQTKVPMFAGVISVLVNLTFNWMLIFGLMGFPRLEVQGAAIATFIARIVEFSILIIIAYKYKLVFTQGIFHKFEIEKKRFKNLVKKSLPLLTNELLWSSSMTILLWAYSQRGTSVTAAYNISNTVANLFFIIFGALATGIAVMVGNELGANQIEKAKENAFKLLFFSVIVCLGFGAILAVIAPFVPYLYNVTQSVRDQATQFMWVISGLMWIFAFNAGCFFILRAGGLVLTTLFFDSFFAWIVILPIAVILSLYTTIPVIVIYLAAEATNIIKAFIGFHIVKKGKWAKNLTHN, via the coding sequence ATGAAAAAATTAATCGGTAGTAGACTATTCTATAAAGAAGTGATTGCGATTATCATCCCGATCATGATACAACAAGGGATCACAACCTTCGTTGGACTTTTAGATAATATAATGGTTGGTAGGTTAAATGTTGATGCCATTGCTGGTGTTTCAATTGCCAATCAAATTATCTTTATTGTTACCATCGCTTTGGTCGGTGGATTAGCTGGTCCGGGGATCTTTATTGCTCAATATTATGGCGCAAAAGACGAAGAAGCACTCAAGCAAGCGTTTCGTGCAAAAATGATACTAGCCGTTATTATTACGGTGGTATCCATGGTTGTTTTATTCTTGTTTGGTGAAACGTTCGTAAGAGCATTTGCAAAAAATGATGATCAATCCTTGGGCGTATATAATGAGACGGTAATCCGATATGGACTTGATTATTTAAGGGTCATTACACTAGGCCTTCCATTCTTAGCGGGTGTTCAACTTTACGCCTCTACGTTTAGAGAAGTTGCACAAACCAAAGTGCCAATGTTTGCAGGGGTCATATCGGTGTTAGTGAATTTAACCTTCAACTGGATGTTGATTTTTGGGCTTATGGGCTTTCCTCGACTTGAAGTCCAAGGGGCTGCTATCGCCACATTTATCGCAAGAATTGTTGAGTTTAGCATACTGATTATAATCGCTTACAAGTATAAATTGGTGTTTACCCAAGGCATATTTCACAAATTTGAAATTGAAAAGAAACGCTTTAAGAATTTAGTAAAGAAGAGTTTACCATTATTAACCAATGAGTTATTATGGAGTTCAAGTATGACCATTCTTCTTTGGGCTTACTCCCAACGTGGGACAAGTGTGACTGCGGCTTATAATATTTCAAATACAGTAGCTAACCTATTTTTCATTATATTTGGTGCATTAGCAACAGGGATTGCCGTTATGGTAGGTAACGAACTTGGGGCGAATCAAATTGAGAAGGCTAAGGAAAATGCATTTAAGCTATTATTCTTCTCTGTGATCGTATGTCTCGGGTTTGGTGCAATACTTGCGGTAATCGCACCATTTGTGCCGTATTTATATAATGTCACACAAAGTGTTCGAGACCAAGCGACGCAATTTATGTGGGTGATTAGCGGATTGATGTGGATTTTTGCGTTTAATGCGGGGTGTTTCTTCATCTTAAGAGCAGGCGGTTTGGTACTAACAACCTTGTTTTTCGATTCATTTTTTGCATGGATTGTGATCTTACCGATTGCAGTCATTTTATCACTCTACACAACGATACCTGTGATTGTCATATATTTAGCTGCTGAGGCAACGAACATAATTAAAGCATTCATTGGATTTCATATTGTTAAAAAGGGGAAATGGGCAAAAAATTTGACTCACAATTAG
- a CDS encoding amidase family protein: MTFKLETLSIDEIVVLLDQQQLTSKDLVNYYLNQIKQYDKKYNSVAIINEYAINDAQTLDLERIKGHKRSSLHGIPILIKDNIVTATMPTTANSMALHDLVGHTDAPLVQQLKEKGVIILGKTNLSEFAYFMSYDQMPSGYGSLHGQVVHPYDPRIDPLGSSTGSAVSVAANLIHLSIGTETNGSLMAPALQCGIVAIKPSLGLVDGDLILPISKRQDVAGPMGRTLSDCVHLLTLMSKNNRDYQSFLKTKTKDLKIGFIQYENSPYSDEEINILKKAKEIYLSEGYQIKELSFILEDLENHLTLEYEFKNDLNHFLADKRISSSMKSLNQIIEFNLEDKKNRMKYGQSILTSSQQKGSLMDDNYKALIEKQEKQLSKYENLLDDVDLIISTRRTSYAPMLGLPSISIPAKPILDLTPRSLIFVSRRFDEDKLIEISYLYEQKTNYRYQHTEIQ, from the coding sequence ATGACTTTTAAACTGGAAACATTGAGCATTGATGAAATTGTGGTTCTCTTAGATCAACAACAGTTGACCTCAAAAGACCTAGTCAACTACTATTTAAATCAAATCAAACAGTACGACAAGAAATACAATAGTGTTGCAATCATTAATGAATATGCAATAAACGACGCACAAACGCTTGATTTAGAAAGAATAAAAGGTCATAAACGTAGTTCATTACACGGCATACCAATATTAATTAAAGACAATATTGTGACAGCAACAATGCCAACCACCGCAAATTCAATGGCATTGCATGACTTAGTTGGCCACACCGATGCACCATTAGTTCAACAATTGAAAGAAAAAGGTGTCATTATCCTAGGTAAAACAAATCTCTCTGAGTTTGCCTATTTTATGAGTTATGATCAAATGCCTTCTGGGTATGGTTCGCTTCACGGTCAAGTAGTGCACCCATACGATCCACGTATTGATCCACTGGGTTCATCAACCGGAAGTGCCGTTAGCGTTGCTGCAAATTTAATCCATTTAAGCATTGGAACGGAAACCAACGGTTCATTAATGGCTCCGGCACTACAATGTGGTATCGTTGCAATTAAGCCAAGTTTAGGTTTAGTGGATGGCGATTTGATTTTACCAATCTCAAAACGTCAAGACGTGGCTGGTCCAATGGGAAGAACCTTAAGTGATTGTGTGCATTTGTTGACACTGATGAGTAAAAACAATCGAGATTATCAGTCTTTTTTGAAGACTAAAACAAAAGACCTAAAAATTGGATTCATTCAATATGAAAACAGTCCATATAGTGACGAGGAAATAAATATACTAAAAAAAGCAAAAGAAATCTATTTGAGTGAAGGTTATCAAATCAAAGAGCTTAGTTTTATATTAGAAGACTTAGAGAATCATTTAACACTCGAGTATGAGTTTAAAAACGATTTAAATCATTTTTTAGCGGATAAGAGAATCTCGTCTTCAATGAAGTCATTAAATCAAATCATTGAATTTAATCTTGAAGATAAAAAAAACCGTATGAAATATGGGCAATCCATATTAACGAGTTCACAACAAAAAGGCAGTCTGATGGATGATAACTATAAGGCATTGATTGAAAAACAAGAAAAACAACTTTCAAAATATGAAAACTTGCTCGATGATGTGGATCTCATCATTTCAACAAGACGAACATCCTACGCTCCAATGCTCGGTTTACCGTCCATTTCAATTCCAGCAAAACCAATACTTGATTTGACCCCAAGAAGTCTTATCTTTGTTTCAAGACGATTCGATGAAGACAAACTAATCGAAATCAGTTATTTGTATGAACAAAAAACGAACTATCGCTATCAACATACTGAAATACAATAG
- a CDS encoding BMP family lipoprotein, producing the protein MKKTFLIQKNQKIVLITDKGDITDKSFNQGSYEGVKAYGDKNDIEYAYLKPQDATDADYIVAIEQAIADGATIIVTPGYLFEPAVNEMQVDYPNVKFILLDGSPANVEGGKIEKNVYSVFYAEEQSGFLAGYASVKDGFRKLGFMGGMAVPAVQRFGHGFVQGAAAAAKELGLAEGAVTIDYLYTGDFKATPDVQAAAATMYNAGVEVIFACGGAVGQSVMAAAAGASNETVKKYVIGVDVDQSFDSSTVITSATKNLAASVEQALEALFETGNWDKDFGGKSVVLDASRDGVSLPMANSKFRTFTEADYKVIFDKLVAGTVEVDNTIGAFGDDGSASKQFETTEAKVNVIKFGS; encoded by the coding sequence GTGAAAAAGACGTTCTTGATCCAGAAAAACCAAAAAATTGTCTTAATTACCGATAAAGGTGACATTACAGACAAATCATTTAACCAAGGTTCATACGAAGGGGTTAAAGCATATGGCGATAAAAATGATATCGAATACGCTTATTTAAAACCTCAAGATGCAACCGATGCAGATTACATTGTTGCTATTGAACAAGCAATCGCTGATGGTGCAACGATTATTGTTACACCAGGTTACTTATTTGAACCAGCTGTCAATGAAATGCAAGTTGATTATCCAAATGTCAAATTTATTCTTCTAGATGGCTCTCCAGCAAACGTTGAAGGTGGCAAAATTGAGAAGAACGTTTATTCTGTATTTTACGCTGAAGAACAATCAGGTTTCTTAGCTGGTTATGCGTCAGTTAAAGATGGTTTCCGTAAATTAGGTTTTATGGGTGGTATGGCAGTCCCTGCAGTACAACGTTTTGGACATGGATTTGTTCAAGGTGCGGCTGCAGCAGCTAAAGAATTAGGCTTAGCTGAAGGCGCTGTAACAATCGATTATTTATACACAGGTGACTTTAAAGCTACTCCAGATGTACAAGCTGCAGCTGCAACTATGTACAATGCTGGTGTTGAAGTGATCTTTGCTTGTGGTGGTGCTGTCGGACAATCCGTTATGGCAGCGGCTGCAGGTGCATCAAATGAAACAGTTAAAAAATACGTCATTGGTGTTGACGTTGACCAAAGTTTTGATTCTTCGACGGTCATCACATCAGCGACTAAGAATCTTGCAGCATCCGTTGAACAAGCATTAGAAGCTTTATTCGAAACAGGTAACTGGGATAAAGATTTTGGTGGTAAATCAGTGGTACTTGATGCATCAAGAGACGGTGTTAGCTTACCTATGGCAAATTCTAAATTCAGAACATTTACAGAGGCAGACTACAAAGTAATTTTTGATAAATTAGTTGCAGGTACTGTTGAAGTAGATAACACTATCGGTGCATTTGGTGACGATGGTTCAGCTTCAAAGCAATTTGAAACAACAGAAGCAAAGGTTAATGTAATTAAATTTGGTTCATAA
- a CDS encoding ABC transporter ATP-binding protein: MHDKVIEMRNITKAFPGIIANDQVNFDLRRGEIHALLGENGAGKSTLMSILFGLYLQDSGQILKNGQEIVINSPNDANRYGIGMVHQHFKLVEVFSILDNIIMGVEPNSYGFLKRNEAKQRIEDLCKRYELSVNVHDRIQDVSVGMQQRTEILKMLYRENDILIFDEPTAVLTPQEIKQLMATMKNLTKEGKSIIFITHKLDEIMEVCDRVTVLRRGKVIDTVDVKNTSKEALSKMMVGRDVNFVIDKNRNEVGDVVLELENISVISNRTKKKVLDNVSFKVRQKEIVCIAGVDGNGQSELGLVISGLIKANEGKIMLNGHDITNKSIRYRNDNGMSHIPEDRHKHAAVLQETLANNLVLKKYHLEPFQSKGIIQPKEINKLGQELIDRFDIRSGQGLKTKFGSMSGGNQQKAVIAREIDKDSDLILSIQTVRGLDVGAVEFAHKKLIEQRDKGKAVLMISFELDEVMSVSDRILVMYEGKVVKDVMSNEITVEELGLYMAGAKTDDVIVDQTYQKRQLSLAKEKTSHGKKV; encoded by the coding sequence ATGCATGACAAAGTCATCGAAATGAGAAATATAACCAAAGCGTTTCCTGGCATTATTGCGAACGATCAAGTCAATTTTGATCTAAGACGCGGGGAAATCCATGCGCTACTTGGTGAGAATGGCGCAGGTAAGTCGACCTTAATGAGTATACTATTTGGTTTATACTTACAAGATTCTGGTCAAATATTGAAAAACGGGCAAGAAATTGTTATTAATAGCCCAAATGATGCGAATCGATATGGAATTGGCATGGTACACCAACATTTCAAATTAGTTGAAGTATTTTCAATTCTAGATAACATTATCATGGGAGTAGAGCCTAATTCATATGGTTTTTTAAAGCGCAACGAAGCCAAACAAAGGATTGAAGACCTTTGCAAACGATATGAGTTATCGGTAAATGTTCATGATAGGATTCAAGACGTTAGTGTGGGCATGCAACAACGCACAGAAATATTAAAAATGCTTTATCGTGAAAACGATATATTGATTTTTGATGAACCTACGGCTGTCTTGACGCCACAAGAGATTAAGCAATTAATGGCAACCATGAAGAACCTCACAAAAGAGGGGAAGTCGATTATATTTATCACTCATAAACTTGATGAAATCATGGAAGTATGTGATCGAGTAACGGTTTTAAGACGAGGTAAAGTCATCGATACCGTCGATGTTAAAAATACATCAAAAGAAGCCCTTTCAAAAATGATGGTTGGAAGAGACGTTAATTTTGTCATCGATAAAAACAGAAATGAAGTCGGTGATGTGGTTTTAGAGCTTGAAAACATTTCCGTTATTTCCAATCGAACAAAGAAAAAAGTACTAGATAATGTGTCATTTAAGGTGAGACAAAAAGAAATTGTCTGTATTGCCGGTGTGGATGGAAATGGTCAAAGTGAGCTTGGTTTGGTTATTTCAGGATTAATCAAAGCAAATGAGGGAAAGATTATGTTAAATGGACATGATATTACAAATAAGTCCATACGCTATCGAAATGATAACGGCATGAGTCATATCCCAGAAGATAGACATAAGCACGCTGCGGTTTTACAAGAAACGTTAGCGAATAATCTGGTTTTAAAAAAATATCACCTTGAACCTTTTCAATCCAAAGGCATCATTCAACCAAAAGAAATTAATAAACTAGGACAAGAATTAATTGACCGGTTTGATATTCGAAGTGGGCAAGGATTAAAAACAAAATTTGGATCCATGTCTGGTGGAAATCAGCAAAAAGCAGTCATTGCTAGAGAAATTGATAAAGATTCTGATTTAATCCTATCAATTCAAACCGTCCGTGGTCTTGATGTTGGTGCAGTTGAGTTTGCGCATAAAAAATTAATTGAACAACGAGATAAAGGCAAAGCCGTATTAATGATTTCGTTTGAGCTAGATGAAGTAATGAGTGTTAGTGATCGAATTTTAGTCATGTACGAAGGCAAAGTGGTTAAAGACGTCATGTCGAATGAAATCACAGTTGAAGAGCTCGGACTTTATATGGCAGGAGCTAAAACAGATGATGTTATAGTCGATCAAACATATCAAAAAAGACAATTGAGTTTGGCAAAGGAGAAGACAAGTCATGGAAAAAAAGTTTGA